The following is a genomic window from Gimesia sp..
GTTCAGAACGGCGACGAGAAACTGGCATTGATCGGTGCTTTGAAACTCCAGGAGGCGGCTTCGTTCCGCGAAGGCCTGCAGGAATTCTTCGATCTGATCTCCCAGGCAGAAGACACCAAAGGCATCAAAGCCAAGGTGGCCGAGGTCGAAGGTGTCGTCATTCATCAAATCTCTCCCGATGATGTGAAAAACAATGCCCGGGATATCTTCGGGGAAAACCCCGTCATTTTCCTCGGCTGCAGTGATACAGAGTGCTGGGTCGCCATGGGCGAACCATCGAGCCTGGAACTGCTCTCCGCCTCGATCTCCGCAGCAGCCAAACAGGGTAAACAGACAAAACCCGGCTCCCCCTTCCTGTTCTCTTTGAAATTCGCTTCGATTCTCCCCCTGGCCAGTCAGAAGAATAAGGATCCGGAATTTGTGGAATCCGCGAAAGTCGCCTTCGCTACCGGTGGCGATCTGGTAACCTTTTCTCCTAAAATCACCGCCAGTCAGTTCAGCCTGAACCTCGAACTGGGTGAAGGGTTCATTCGGCTGTTTTCCCTCGCGATAGCCAATAGATAGTAGAATTCCCCGTATGTCTGAGTCCGAAATCGAAACACTCCCTTTTCTGACACCAGACTTACCGGGGATCGGCGGCCAGCTGAAACAGACCCCCGAGGACTTCGTCGTCGACGAAATTCCCGTCTACGAACCCACGGGAGCCGGCGAACACCTGTTCCTCTGGATTGAGAAACGGGACGTCTCTGCCCCCTACCTGGTGAAGAACCTGGCCCGCATACTGCAAGTCAATCCACGCGATATCGGCGTCGCCGGACTCAAAGACCGCTTTGCAGTCACACGTCAATATGTGTCTGTCCCCGCCGAATGCGAACCCCTGGTTGATACCTTCGAATTCACCGGCATCCAGATTCTCAAAGCGATCCGTCACGAGAACAAACTCAAAACCGGGCACCTCAAAGGGAATCGCTTCTCGATTATCGTCCGCGATACAGAAGACAACGCCTTCGAAAAAGCGCAAGCGATTCAGGAACAGATCGCCCAGACCGGCTTTCCGAATTACTACGGTGCCCAGCGGATGGGTCGCGACAACGAGACCTTCGATATGGGGCTCAAACTGCTTCAGGGAAAACGGGTCCCGGGAAAATACATGCGAAATAAAGCCCTCAAGCGGCTGGCCCTCTCGGCAGTGCAGTCGGCGCTGTTCAATCGCGCGCTCGCCAACCGGATTCTTGCCGGTCAGCAGCAGACCGTTCAAATGGGAGATGTCATGCAGGTCTGTGCGTCGGGGGGACTGTTCGTCGTTGAAGATGTCGCCGCAGAACAGCAAAGGTTCGATCAGGGAGAAACCATGATCACCGGCCCCCTGTTCGGTCCGAAAATGAAACAGCCGACTCAGGAAACATCCGCACAGGAACAGCAGGTCCTAAACGACTTTGGACTGGAGCCCGATCTGTTTAACCGCTATAAAAAACTGACCGCGGGAACCAGGCGCCCCTACCTGATCCGGCCGGAAGCACTCCAGCTGGAACCGACAGAGAACGGGGTTCGATTCGAGTTCACGCTCCCCTCCGGCGTGTATGCGACCATGCTGCTCAGGGAGTTCATGAAAACAGAACTCGCCGGGGAT
Proteins encoded in this region:
- a CDS encoding tRNA pseudouridine(13) synthase TruD, encoding MSESEIETLPFLTPDLPGIGGQLKQTPEDFVVDEIPVYEPTGAGEHLFLWIEKRDVSAPYLVKNLARILQVNPRDIGVAGLKDRFAVTRQYVSVPAECEPLVDTFEFTGIQILKAIRHENKLKTGHLKGNRFSIIVRDTEDNAFEKAQAIQEQIAQTGFPNYYGAQRMGRDNETFDMGLKLLQGKRVPGKYMRNKALKRLALSAVQSALFNRALANRILAGQQQTVQMGDVMQVCASGGLFVVEDVAAEQQRFDQGETMITGPLFGPKMKQPTQETSAQEQQVLNDFGLEPDLFNRYKKLTAGTRRPYLIRPEALQLEPTENGVRFEFTLPSGVYATMLLREFMKTELAGDTTETS